The genomic stretch CCTCTCCACCGAGGTGGCCAAGACCATTTCCGGGGGCATCATCAACGAGGGCGGGCCCAACGGTGTCGCCATCACGCCGGAGATGATCTTCGCCGGGTTGATGGGCGCCGTGTTGTGGAACCTGTTCACCTGGCTGCTGGGCCTGCCGTCCAGCTCCTCCCACGCACTGTTCGGCGGCCTGATCGGCGCCGCCATCGTCGGCACCTGGTCCCTGGGTGCCGTCAACTTTGCCGTCGTGGTCTCCAAGGTCCTGCTTCCCGCCATCCTTGCCCCCACGATTGCCGGACTTGTGGCGTTCCTTTGCACCAAGCTTGCCTATGGCATCACGCGCCGCTCCGATCCGGACTCCGGCGACAAGCTGACCCAGAAACGCGGCGGCTTCCGCCGCGGCCAGGTCTTCAGCTCCTCGCTTGTGGCCCTGGCGCACGGCACCAATGACGCCCAGAAGACCATGGGTGTCATCACCCTGGTCCTCGTGGCATCCGGTCTCCAGCAGGCCGGCACCGGCCCGCACTTCTGGGTCATCGCCACCTGTGCCCTCGCGATCGCCGGCGGCACCTACGCCGGCGGCTGGCGCATCATCCGCACGCTCGGCTCCGGCCTCACCGACGTCAAGCCCGCACAGGGTTTCGCCGCGGAGACCAGCACCGCCGCCGCGATCCTGGCGTCCAGCCACCTTGGCTTCGCCCTCTCCACCACCCACGTCGCCTCCGGTTCCGTGATCGGCTCCGGCCTCGGCCGCAAGGGTTCCACCGTCCGCTGGGGCGCCATCGGCAAGATCGCCATTGCCTGGCTGTTCACGCTGCCGGCCGCCGCCCTCGTGGGTGGCCTGGCCGCCCTGCTGATCCGCACCGGCACCGTCGGCTTCGTCATCGTCGCCGTCCTGGGCTTGGGTGCCATCCTGACCATGTTCATCATCTCCCAGCGTGAGGTCGTGGACCACAGCAACGCCATCAGCGATGTCGACGCCGTGGGCGAGGCCCTGCACATTCCTTCCAAGAAGGAGCGCGACCGCCTCGCCGCCAAGGCCCGCGCCGCACAGAAGGTCGCCGAAAAGGCTGCCCGCAAGGCTGCGGAGACGGACGCCATCCGTGCCGCGGCACAGAACGCCCTGGACCGCGCCGACACGGCCGTCCTGAAGGCCATGACCAAGGCGGCCGAGCACGCCACGGATTCACCCAAGCCCAAGGCCAAGGAATCCGCCAAGAAGGGGAAGAAATGATTGACTGGTTTGGATTTGTCACGGTCGCGCTGACCACCCTGATCAGCGCCGGCTTCGTCGTCACCATGTACTCCCTGGGCGTGCGCTTCACTGCCGTC from Arthrobacter stackebrandtii encodes the following:
- a CDS encoding inorganic phosphate transporter; this translates as MDLTFMVVLVIALALFFDFTNGFHDTANAMATPIATGAIKPKTAVALAAILNLVGAFLSTEVAKTISGGIINEGGPNGVAITPEMIFAGLMGAVLWNLFTWLLGLPSSSSHALFGGLIGAAIVGTWSLGAVNFAVVVSKVLLPAILAPTIAGLVAFLCTKLAYGITRRSDPDSGDKLTQKRGGFRRGQVFSSSLVALAHGTNDAQKTMGVITLVLVASGLQQAGTGPHFWVIATCALAIAGGTYAGGWRIIRTLGSGLTDVKPAQGFAAETSTAAAILASSHLGFALSTTHVASGSVIGSGLGRKGSTVRWGAIGKIAIAWLFTLPAAALVGGLAALLIRTGTVGFVIVAVLGLGAILTMFIISQREVVDHSNAISDVDAVGEALHIPSKKERDRLAAKARAAQKVAEKAARKAAETDAIRAAAQNALDRADTAVLKAMTKAAEHATDSPKPKAKESAKKGKK